In Deltaproteobacteria bacterium, one genomic interval encodes:
- a CDS encoding ribonuclease J has protein sequence HEDHIGAVPFLLREFDIPVYGTRLTLGLLRHRLAEHGLEASARLFPIARDARFRVGNFDVEAFPVCHSIPDAVGYVLRSPEGIFVHTGDFKIDPYPLDGVPTGVERLRAISSEEGVTALFSDSTNVEREGVSLPEKFVGEALAEIFGQAPGRVVVAMFSSNLHRIQEAIKAADRCGRRVALCGKSMVRNVATATDLGYLELPSPDILIPVEEAASLPDRAVAVLTTGSQGEPRSALTLMALGEHKHLKVRPGDTIVLSSKFIPGNERAIAGIINRFFLAGADVLYEKISEVHVSGHASVEELRTMIAAVRPENFIPVHGEPRLLVRHRNLAREAGVPHVALLRNGDVLAFSGGKMSLAGRVEVGRRFVDGKGIGDVESLVLKDRVHLSQVGLVMVILAFSSTTGELLYGPDIVTRGVVTENGSEALVEGARDEVLRAIEEFGADARTDTAEMQTAIRRVVRRFFNKRIERKPMIVPVLLEL, from the coding sequence AGCGTCCGCTCGGCTTTTCCCGATCGCGCGGGACGCCCGGTTCCGCGTCGGGAACTTCGACGTGGAGGCGTTTCCCGTCTGCCACAGCATCCCCGACGCCGTGGGATACGTGCTGCGCTCCCCCGAGGGCATCTTCGTCCACACGGGGGATTTCAAGATCGACCCATATCCGCTCGACGGCGTGCCGACCGGGGTGGAACGGCTTCGCGCGATCTCCTCCGAGGAAGGGGTCACCGCGCTCTTCTCCGATTCCACGAACGTGGAGCGGGAGGGGGTGAGCCTGCCGGAAAAGTTCGTCGGGGAAGCCCTCGCGGAGATCTTCGGACAGGCACCGGGAAGGGTCGTCGTGGCCATGTTTTCCTCGAACCTCCACCGGATCCAGGAGGCGATCAAGGCGGCCGACCGCTGCGGCCGGCGGGTGGCCCTGTGCGGAAAGAGCATGGTGCGCAACGTGGCGACGGCGACCGACCTCGGTTACCTCGAGCTACCGTCGCCGGACATCCTGATCCCCGTCGAGGAGGCGGCCTCGCTGCCGGACCGCGCCGTGGCGGTGCTCACCACCGGAAGCCAGGGGGAGCCGCGGTCGGCGCTGACGCTGATGGCACTCGGAGAGCACAAGCACCTGAAGGTGCGGCCGGGGGACACGATCGTCCTCTCCTCCAAGTTCATCCCCGGCAACGAGCGGGCGATCGCGGGCATCATCAACCGGTTTTTCCTCGCGGGGGCGGATGTTCTCTATGAGAAAATATCGGAGGTCCACGTGTCCGGCCACGCAAGCGTCGAAGAGCTCCGGACGATGATCGCGGCGGTCCGGCCGGAGAATTTCATCCCCGTCCACGGGGAGCCGCGGCTGCTCGTCCGGCACCGGAACCTGGCGCGGGAGGCAGGGGTGCCGCACGTCGCGCTGCTGCGGAACGGCGACGTGCTCGCCTTCTCGGGGGGGAAGATGTCCCTCGCCGGGCGGGTCGAGGTGGGGCGCCGCTTCGTCGACGGCAAGGGGATCGGCGACGTCGAGAGCCTCGTTCTCAAGGATCGGGTCCACCTCTCCCAAGTCGGGCTGGTGATGGTCATTCTCGCTTTCTCCTCGACCACGGGCGAGCTCCTCTACGGACCCGATATCGTCACACGCGGAGTCGTGACCGAGAACGGCTCCGAGGCGCTCGTCGAGGGGGCGCGGGACGAGGTGCTCCGCGCGATCGAGGAGTTCGGGGCCGACGCGCGGACCGACACGGCGGAGATGCAGACCGCGATCCGGAGGGTGGTGCGCCGCTTCTTCAACAAGCGCATCGAGCGGAAACCGATGATCGTCCCCGTGCTCCTGGAGCTTTGA